Proteins from a genomic interval of Perognathus longimembris pacificus isolate PPM17 chromosome 14, ASM2315922v1, whole genome shotgun sequence:
- the Zbtb25 gene encoding zinc finger and BTB domain-containing protein 25 produces the protein MDTTSHSLVLLQQLNMQREFGFLCDCTVAIGDVYFKAHRAVLAAFSNYFKMIFIHQTSECIKIQPTDIQPDIFSYLLHIMYTGKGPKQIVDHSRLEEGIRFLHADYLSHIATEMNQVFSPETVQSSNLYGIQISTTHKTAVKQGLEVKDTPPASNSGNRGSVQGDHPQLQLSLAIGLDDGTADQQRTHPSTQALEEPQKPPVSIKQERCDPESLISQGRPSPSPEVTGPSFTENGIKVHVCHYCGERFESRNNLRQHLHTHVSGSLPFGVPASILESNDLGEVHPLNENSEALECRRLSSFIVKENEHQPDHSNRGTAEPLQISQVSLISKDTEPVELNCNFSFSRKRKISCTICGHKFLRKSQLLEHMYIHKGKSYRYNRCQRLGNTLAQRFQPYWDNWSDVPLKSARLSQEHLDLPCALESELTQENVDTILVE, from the exons ATGGATACTACAAGCCATAGCCTTGTCCTTCTGCAGCAGTTGAACATGCAGCGAGAATTTGGTTTTCTATGTGATTGCACAGTTGCTATTGGAGATGTGTACTTCAAAGCCCACAGAGCTGTGCTCGCTGCTTTTTCTAACTATTTTAAGATGATATTTATTCACCAAACAAG tgaATGCATAAAAATACAACCAACTGACATCCAACCTGACATATTCAGCTATTTGTTACATATTATGTACACGGGGAAAGGGCCAAAACAGATTGTGGATCATAGTCGTTTGGAAGAAGGGATTCGATTTCTTCACGCAGACTACCTTTCTCATATTGCAACTGAAATGAATCAAGTGTTCTCACCAGAGACTGTGCAGTCTTCAAATCTGTATGGCATTCAGATCTCAACAACCCATAAAACAGCTGTCAAACAAGGGCTGGAGGTCAAAGACACTCCTCCTGCCAGCAACAGTGGAAACAGAGGTTCTGTCCAGGGTGACCACCCCCAGCTGCAGCTCTCTCTTGCTATTGGGCTGGATGATGGTACTGCAGACCAGCAGAGGACCCATCCTTCCACGCAGGCCTTGGAGGAGCCCCAGAAGCCCCCAGTGTCAATCAAGCAGGAGAGGTGTGACCCAGAGTCTCTGATCTCCCagggccgcccctccccctcaccaGAGGTAACAGGCCCTTCTTTTACAGAAAATGGTATCAAAGTGCACGTATGTCATTACTGTGGGGAGCGTTTTGAGTCCCGTAATAACCTTAGACAACATCTCCATACCCACGTGTCTGGATCACTCCCATTCGGTGTTCCTGCTTCCATTTTGGAAAGTAATGACCTTGGTGAAGTCCATCCACTTAATGAAAACAGTGAGGCTCTAGAATGCCGCAGGCTCAGCTCCTTCATTGTCAAGGAGAATGAACATCAGCCTGATCACTCAAATCGAGGTACTGCAGAGCCTTTGCAGATCAGTCAGGTGTCTTTGATCTCCAAGGACACAGAGCCAGTAGAGTTGAACtgtaatttttccttttcaaggaaaagaaaaatcagctgTACCATCTGTGGTCATAAATTTCTTCGAAAGAGTCAGTTACTagaacacatgtatatacacaaaggTAAATCTTACCGTTACAACCGATGCCAAAGGTTGGGTAACACATTGGCTCAGAGATTTCAACCATATTGGGACAACTGGTCTGATGTCCCCCTGAAAAGTGCTCGCTTGTCACAGGAACATTTAGATTTGCCTTGTGCCTTAGAGTCAGAACTCACACAAGAAAATGTGGACACTATCCTAGTTGAGTAG